One region of Chlorobiota bacterium genomic DNA includes:
- a CDS encoding PorT family protein, with amino-acid sequence MKFLSATLCALAIGVTIGSEATLAQGSNPLDPTVPRSQVLVGPTVGITRNYHTGGFRTIDDPNCPIFEQGSGWGFLVGMTAEFQPSPNWSIIPRICYDTRPGQFTQNLPDAQVLLPNATQPVNQTVETSSDITYSLLTAEVLYKYEIAKITKGLRLSVQAGPVFGYVLGGKNRQVQDLIEPQNARFVNPDQLPEENNGRRLILFDGDIPERESIRFSLKAGAAVEVGLFGNAWIMCPGVFYDYGLTQVTKAENWNLNSILFQVDFRRAF; translated from the coding sequence ATGAAATTTCTTTCCGCTACGCTCTGCGCGTTGGCCATTGGTGTGACCATCGGTAGCGAAGCCACACTTGCGCAAGGGTCCAACCCGCTGGATCCGACGGTTCCGCGCTCGCAAGTGCTGGTGGGGCCAACCGTTGGCATTACCCGCAATTACCACACCGGTGGCTTCCGTACGATTGATGACCCCAACTGCCCAATCTTCGAGCAAGGTTCCGGCTGGGGTTTCTTGGTGGGAATGACTGCCGAGTTCCAACCGTCGCCGAACTGGAGCATTATCCCACGGATTTGCTACGACACCCGCCCGGGCCAGTTCACCCAGAACCTTCCCGATGCACAAGTGCTGCTGCCAAACGCCACCCAGCCGGTGAATCAAACGGTGGAAACCTCCTCCGACATCACCTACAGCCTGCTGACGGCCGAGGTGTTGTACAAGTACGAAATCGCCAAAATCACCAAAGGGCTGCGCCTAAGCGTGCAGGCCGGACCGGTGTTCGGCTACGTGCTTGGGGGGAAGAACCGCCAGGTGCAAGATTTGATCGAGCCGCAAAACGCACGGTTCGTGAACCCAGACCAGTTGCCAGAAGAGAACAACGGCCGCCGGCTGATCCTGTTCGATGGTGATATCCCTGAGCGTGAGTCCATCCGCTTCTCGCTGAAGGCTGGCGCGGCGGTGGAGGTCGGGTTGTTCGGGAATGCCTGGATTATGTGCCCGGGCGTTTTCTACGACTACGGCCTAACCCAGGTCACCAAAGCCGAGAACTGGAACCTGAACAGCATCCTGTTCCAAGTGGATTTCCGTCGCGCATTCTAA
- a CDS encoding T9SS type A sorting domain-containing protein, which translates to MKRSEFLKAVGVASASVVLPLPVACADTPQTNTAPTGKAALPSGADCVLIPQETRGPYPLDLSKDSTKFRQDITEGLPGMPLTIRLTIVNINDDCRPIANARVDIWQTNKDGVYSGFQQPGVNTVGQTFMRGIQLTDSNGQVEFHTVYPGWYNGRATHIHFEVFLNSVLSATSQMAFPEAITEAVYKTPLYVEKGQNSTTNAADGIFSDMSNTQYEMLTITENAATGGYIGTLTVGMNAPKSGVINLEPETGGQFKLQQNSPNPFHGATAFHFNLAQASQVNLEVFDLSGKKVASVYGGGLEAGDHAISWQKSEQLPAGNYLFQLTVSNGSGEFKQSKVMTGL; encoded by the coding sequence ATGAAACGAAGCGAATTTCTGAAAGCCGTTGGGGTGGCAAGCGCCAGCGTGGTATTGCCGTTGCCGGTAGCCTGCGCCGACACGCCACAAACGAACACCGCACCAACGGGCAAGGCCGCACTTCCGTCCGGAGCCGACTGTGTGTTGATCCCCCAAGAAACCCGAGGCCCCTACCCGTTGGACCTGAGCAAAGACTCCACCAAATTCCGCCAAGACATCACCGAAGGGCTGCCCGGAATGCCACTAACAATTCGCCTAACGATTGTGAACATCAACGATGACTGCCGACCAATCGCGAACGCACGGGTGGATATTTGGCAGACCAATAAAGATGGGGTCTATTCCGGTTTCCAGCAGCCAGGGGTCAACACCGTGGGGCAGACCTTCATGCGGGGGATTCAGCTGACCGACAGCAATGGCCAAGTGGAGTTCCACACGGTCTATCCAGGCTGGTACAACGGGCGCGCAACGCATATCCATTTTGAGGTCTTCCTAAACTCGGTGCTGAGTGCCACCAGCCAAATGGCCTTCCCCGAAGCCATCACCGAAGCGGTGTACAAAACTCCGCTGTATGTTGAGAAAGGACAGAACAGCACAACCAACGCCGCCGACGGCATCTTTAGCGACATGAGCAACACGCAGTATGAGATGCTGACCATCACCGAAAACGCCGCCACCGGTGGCTACATTGGAACCCTGACCGTTGGCATGAACGCGCCGAAATCGGGGGTTATCAACCTTGAGCCGGAGACCGGAGGGCAATTCAAACTTCAGCAGAACTCCCCGAATCCGTTCCATGGAGCAACCGCATTCCACTTCAATCTGGCGCAAGCCTCGCAGGTGAACCTTGAGGTGTTCGATCTATCCGGGAAAAAAGTGGCAAGCGTGTATGGTGGTGGATTGGAGGCGGGCGACCATGCCATCTCTTGGCAAAAAAGCGAGCAGCTTCCGGCAGGGAACTACCTGTTCCAACTTACCGTCAGCAACGGCAGCGGGGAGTTCAAACAGAGTAAGGTGATGACGGGGTTGTGA
- a CDS encoding 1-deoxy-D-xylulose-5-phosphate synthase has translation MASSVQPLVNINNYPLLKLIDSPHDLRRLDPTQLRQVCADVRNYMIDVITQVGGHFGAGLGVVELTVAAHYAFNTPKDKLVFDTGHQGYPHKILTGRKERLHTIRQKGGLSPFLKQEESEYDIFGAGHATTSISAALGLAAARDLKGEDNHVVAIIGDGAMTGGMAYEAMNNCGLQKRRIIVVLNDNRMSIAPNVWAISNYFTQIAQTTIAQKIRGRVWDLTGEMGNWGDRFRRLASRIENGVRAVITPGILFEALGFHYFGPENGHNVTKLVDLFNFAKGIDGPVLLHVTTEKGKGFAPAEADTAQRLHALGGPTDKITGKAIAQPNSGAPKPPKWQVVFGQALVELARQNPRIVGITAAMPDGTSLDLLQKALPNQFFDVGIAEEHAVTFAAGMAVEGAIPVVAIYSTFLQRGFDQIVHDCALQHLPVIFAMDRAGIAGNDGPTHHGALDISYLRIIQDIVVMAPKDEQELRDMLFTAVNHKGGPIAFRYPRGEGYGVPVRKEFQQIPIGKAETMRAGRDVAILAIGDMAWRAHQVAELLQSTDGISCEVVNARFAKPLDTAMIDDICTRFDKVVTLENNVVAGGFGSAVLEYVATQPYHEKVNIKVHGLPANTFVEHGNSEDLLAELNLMPEGIADVVREFIGLPHGVGHLVSV, from the coding sequence ATGGCTTCCTCCGTTCAGCCGCTTGTCAACATCAACAACTATCCGTTGCTGAAGCTGATTGATTCCCCGCACGATCTGCGGCGGCTTGACCCAACGCAATTGCGCCAGGTCTGCGCCGATGTGCGCAACTACATGATTGATGTCATCACGCAAGTTGGCGGGCATTTTGGGGCCGGGCTTGGCGTGGTGGAGCTGACGGTGGCCGCCCACTACGCCTTCAACACCCCAAAGGATAAGCTGGTGTTCGACACCGGGCACCAGGGCTACCCCCACAAAATCTTGACCGGGCGGAAGGAACGCCTGCATACCATTCGCCAAAAAGGGGGGCTAAGCCCTTTCCTGAAACAGGAGGAGAGTGAGTACGACATCTTCGGCGCGGGCCACGCAACCACCTCTATCTCCGCCGCGCTTGGCCTTGCCGCCGCTCGCGACCTGAAAGGGGAGGATAACCACGTGGTTGCCATCATTGGCGACGGGGCAATGACCGGCGGAATGGCCTACGAGGCCATGAACAACTGCGGCCTGCAGAAGCGCCGGATCATCGTGGTGCTGAACGATAACCGGATGTCCATCGCGCCGAACGTCTGGGCCATTAGCAATTACTTCACGCAGATTGCGCAAACCACCATCGCCCAAAAAATCCGTGGCCGTGTGTGGGACCTTACCGGCGAAATGGGAAACTGGGGCGACCGCTTCCGCCGCCTTGCTTCGCGGATTGAAAACGGGGTGCGTGCGGTGATTACTCCAGGCATTTTGTTCGAGGCACTTGGCTTCCATTACTTCGGTCCCGAGAATGGCCACAACGTCACCAAGCTGGTGGATCTGTTCAACTTCGCAAAGGGGATTGACGGCCCGGTGCTGCTCCACGTCACCACCGAAAAAGGGAAAGGATTTGCCCCTGCCGAGGCCGACACGGCGCAGCGGTTGCACGCGCTTGGCGGCCCCACCGATAAAATCACCGGCAAGGCCATTGCCCAGCCAAACAGCGGCGCGCCAAAGCCACCAAAGTGGCAAGTGGTGTTCGGCCAGGCGTTGGTGGAACTTGCCCGCCAGAACCCCAGGATTGTTGGCATCACCGCCGCCATGCCCGACGGAACCAGTCTGGACCTTCTGCAAAAAGCCTTGCCGAACCAGTTCTTCGACGTTGGCATTGCCGAGGAACACGCCGTGACGTTTGCGGCGGGAATGGCGGTGGAGGGGGCAATCCCAGTGGTGGCGATTTACAGCACCTTCCTGCAGCGTGGGTTCGACCAAATCGTCCACGATTGCGCGTTGCAGCATCTTCCGGTGATCTTCGCAATGGACCGCGCCGGAATCGCCGGGAACGACGGCCCAACCCACCACGGCGCGTTGGACATCAGCTACCTTCGGATTATCCAGGACATCGTGGTGATGGCACCAAAAGATGAGCAGGAGCTTCGCGACATGCTTTTCACCGCCGTCAACCACAAGGGGGGACCGATTGCCTTCCGCTACCCGCGTGGCGAGGGCTACGGCGTGCCGGTGCGGAAGGAGTTCCAGCAGATCCCAATCGGAAAAGCGGAGACGATGCGGGCCGGGCGCGACGTTGCAATCCTTGCCATTGGCGACATGGCGTGGCGCGCGCACCAGGTCGCCGAGCTTCTGCAATCCACCGACGGCATCAGCTGCGAGGTGGTGAATGCCCGATTTGCCAAACCGCTGGACACCGCCATGATTGACGACATCTGCACCCGATTCGACAAAGTGGTGACGCTGGAAAACAACGTGGTGGCCGGCGGCTTTGGAAGCGCGGTGTTGGAGTACGTGGCAACGCAGCCCTACCATGAGAAGGTCAACATCAAAGTTCACGGCTTGCCCGCCAACACGTTCGTGGAGCATGGCAACAGCGAGGACCTGTTAGCCGAGCTGAATCTGATGCCGGAGGGAATCGCCGACGTGGTGCGGGAGTTCATCGGGTTGCCGCACGGAGTTGGCCATCTTGTGTCAGTCTGA
- a CDS encoding Rne/Rng family ribonuclease — MKKEIIINATATELRVAINEDDRLAEIFLDVPDKQRHVGSVFLGRVQRIVQGMNAAFIDIGEEQDAFLHFSDAANAMDEYKDAMDDDDDDLIDEEGEDALEAAEAANEAAAAASQKTSQPAPQTSERRGQQPQPRGKQQQQPPSPSATAPQTPSGQQPQKQGGAQPGKGAAPQPTKPTQPTAQQPQGRQQQGTQPQQQKGGQAQQQRPQQQGQQQPGQQQSGQQQRGGQQQQGQQGQGKPQQGQQQSRPQQQGRPQQQGGQAQQSQQQSRGGAQQQGGGGQPSAGQHSQRPQQQPSQQPRQQQPQGSQQQRNQGQQRPQPNAQQRPQTPSVAAAEPVEPEERLLADLAQPEESTSQEFAPSHAADAAPEGKKKKRRRGRRGRGKSHHEQPPASATEGDAQENASATISVAPSEAQIDAQPATPPAAPTAEKAPAVAPAKAKGRAGRPAKRAANVTPTSGEAQLEIEVPQAKAPATVPEASATETPAVEAAAPQKRRATRKPAVAAEPSSATAPSATTPSATTPSATTPSITTEPALASASVPSDAAAVTPSKPKKAASSRKKAAVAKADPEVKGELPAESSPAVSATEEGEATAPPKKAAATKRATAKPATTKRAPAKRATAAKKKGGEEGESGAAVMDAKLPTFQTKRSGEVTIALERGQDILVQVTRESYASKGVRVTTKVTLAGRFLVLLPLEPAIGVSRKIMSVKERRRLRRIARSILPEGHGCIIRTVAQEKDEELIRSDLQKLIETWQTIEQRVKAGQKPGLIYKEQSIAATVMRDLFTPDITRVVIDSKSLHKAIREYVEWAAPALAEKIELYTGDAPIFESFGIERELEKMMFDRKVYLPSGGYIILEQTEAMMVIDVNSGRYAGNKEQELNSLKTNIEAAREIARQIRLRDIGGLLVVDFIDLYEEKNRKKVYDELKNHLRRDRAKSVVLPMTQFGLIQMTRQRVRQQVLQTLSEGCPTCAGSGLVPSKSTVARKIERWLLCFKETSREFRLTLAAHPSIISYLTEGSVSRLTQFMLKYFVRIKVIPNDSLPVDQFQFFSVRQQTDITEKYLPKEAMAH; from the coding sequence ATGAAAAAAGAGATCATCATCAACGCAACCGCCACTGAATTGCGCGTTGCTATCAACGAAGACGACCGCCTTGCCGAAATTTTCCTTGATGTCCCCGATAAACAACGCCACGTTGGCTCCGTTTTCTTAGGCCGCGTCCAGCGGATCGTCCAGGGGATGAACGCCGCGTTTATTGACATCGGCGAGGAGCAAGATGCCTTCCTCCATTTCTCCGATGCCGCCAACGCCATGGACGAGTACAAGGACGCAATGGATGACGACGACGACGACCTGATTGATGAGGAAGGTGAGGATGCCCTTGAGGCCGCCGAAGCCGCCAACGAAGCCGCTGCCGCCGCTTCCCAAAAAACCAGCCAGCCTGCTCCACAAACCTCCGAACGCCGTGGCCAGCAACCGCAGCCACGCGGCAAGCAGCAGCAGCAACCACCTTCCCCATCAGCCACTGCTCCGCAAACTCCATCTGGCCAGCAGCCCCAAAAACAAGGGGGTGCGCAACCAGGAAAGGGAGCAGCCCCACAACCCACAAAGCCAACCCAGCCAACAGCCCAGCAACCACAGGGACGGCAGCAGCAGGGAACACAGCCGCAACAACAAAAAGGCGGCCAAGCCCAGCAACAACGTCCACAGCAGCAGGGACAACAACAGCCGGGCCAGCAACAATCCGGCCAACAGCAGCGTGGTGGCCAGCAGCAACAAGGTCAGCAGGGACAAGGGAAGCCACAGCAGGGACAACAGCAATCCCGCCCGCAACAGCAAGGCCGGCCTCAGCAGCAGGGAGGGCAGGCTCAACAATCGCAGCAGCAATCAAGGGGAGGAGCGCAGCAGCAGGGAGGGGGGGGGCAGCCATCCGCCGGGCAGCATTCGCAACGCCCGCAACAGCAGCCAAGCCAGCAACCACGCCAACAGCAACCGCAGGGTTCGCAGCAGCAACGGAACCAGGGGCAGCAACGCCCGCAGCCAAATGCGCAGCAACGCCCGCAAACTCCATCCGTTGCGGCAGCGGAGCCTGTTGAGCCGGAAGAACGCTTGCTGGCAGACCTTGCACAACCTGAGGAATCAACATCCCAAGAATTTGCCCCAAGCCACGCAGCCGATGCTGCGCCGGAAGGGAAAAAGAAGAAACGCCGCCGTGGCCGCCGTGGCCGTGGGAAAAGCCACCATGAACAGCCACCAGCTTCAGCAACGGAGGGGGATGCCCAGGAGAACGCTTCCGCTACTATTTCGGTAGCTCCGTCAGAAGCTCAGATAGATGCTCAGCCAGCAACTCCGCCTGCGGCTCCCACGGCTGAGAAGGCTCCCGCTGTGGCCCCTGCCAAAGCAAAAGGTCGTGCCGGACGGCCAGCCAAACGTGCAGCGAACGTGACTCCAACCTCGGGCGAAGCTCAATTGGAAATAGAGGTCCCGCAGGCCAAAGCACCGGCCACCGTTCCCGAAGCATCCGCGACGGAAACCCCAGCTGTGGAAGCCGCCGCGCCGCAAAAACGGCGCGCAACGCGGAAGCCAGCCGTTGCCGCCGAACCTTCATCGGCCACAGCTCCATCAGCCACAACTCCATCAGCCACAACTCCATCAGCTACAACTCCATCAATCACAACGGAGCCGGCATTGGCCTCAGCTTCGGTTCCGTCGGATGCTGCCGCTGTCACTCCATCCAAGCCGAAAAAGGCTGCGTCCAGCCGGAAGAAAGCTGCGGTGGCGAAGGCTGATCCAGAGGTGAAAGGTGAGTTGCCTGCGGAGAGTTCGCCAGCCGTATCCGCCACGGAGGAAGGGGAAGCCACCGCGCCGCCGAAAAAGGCCGCCGCAACAAAACGCGCAACGGCAAAGCCCGCAACCACAAAGCGTGCCCCAGCAAAACGGGCAACCGCTGCCAAGAAGAAAGGGGGGGAAGAAGGGGAATCGGGCGCGGCGGTGATGGATGCCAAGCTCCCAACATTCCAAACCAAGCGGAGCGGGGAAGTGACGATTGCGTTGGAGCGTGGCCAGGACATCCTTGTGCAAGTCACCCGCGAATCGTACGCCAGCAAAGGGGTGCGCGTCACCACAAAAGTGACGTTGGCCGGGCGGTTCCTTGTGTTGCTTCCGTTGGAGCCAGCGATTGGCGTTTCGCGGAAAATTATGAGCGTGAAGGAGCGCCGGCGGCTGCGCCGCATTGCCCGCAGCATCCTTCCCGAAGGGCATGGCTGCATCATCCGAACCGTGGCCCAGGAGAAGGACGAAGAGCTGATCCGAAGCGATCTGCAAAAGCTGATTGAAACGTGGCAGACGATTGAGCAACGGGTGAAGGCCGGCCAAAAACCGGGGCTGATCTACAAGGAGCAATCCATTGCCGCCACCGTCATGCGGGACCTGTTCACCCCCGACATCACCCGCGTGGTGATTGACAGCAAATCGCTCCACAAAGCAATCCGCGAGTACGTGGAATGGGCCGCCCCAGCACTGGCCGAAAAAATTGAATTGTACACCGGCGATGCCCCGATTTTTGAATCCTTCGGCATCGAGCGGGAGCTTGAAAAGATGATGTTTGACCGCAAGGTCTATCTCCCCTCCGGGGGCTATATCATCCTTGAGCAAACCGAGGCGATGATGGTGATTGACGTAAACAGCGGGCGCTACGCAGGGAACAAGGAGCAGGAACTGAACTCGCTAAAAACCAACATCGAGGCCGCCCGCGAGATTGCTCGGCAGATTCGCCTGCGCGACATCGGCGGGTTGCTGGTGGTGGATTTCATTGACCTGTACGAAGAAAAAAATCGGAAGAAGGTCTATGATGAATTGAAGAACCATCTGCGCCGCGACCGCGCAAAATCGGTGGTGCTGCCGATGACCCAGTTTGGGCTTATCCAGATGACGCGCCAGCGGGTCCGCCAGCAGGTGCTGCAGACCCTCTCGGAAGGATGCCCCACTTGTGCCGGAAGCGGCCTGGTCCCAAGCAAAAGCACCGTTGCCCGGAAAATTGAGCGGTGGCTGCTTTGCTTCAAGGAAACCTCGCGTGAGTTCCGGCTGACCCTTGCGGCGCATCCATCCATCATCAGCTACCTTACCGAAGGTTCCGTCAGCCGCCTGACGCAGTTCATGCTGAAGTACTTCGTTCGCATCAAGGTTATCCCGAACGACTCGCTTCCGGTGGACCAATTCCAATTCTTCTCCGTGCGCCAACAAACCGACATCACCGAGAAGTACCTGCCGAAGGAGGCCATGGCGCATTAA
- a CDS encoding 1-deoxy-D-xylulose-5-phosphate reductoisomerase: protein MLQRTLTILGSTGSIGTQTLDVVRSNPARYRVGYLTTNRRGDLLAQQIKEFRPTGVVVFDPAVAQQIRQQFGAQVEVMEGEEGACEVASRPEVDVVVSALVGFAGVRPTIAAIKQGKRIALANKETLVAAGEPIAKLLKQHNAELIPVDSEHSAIYQCLVGESAAEIEQLILTASGGPFRDFPADQFRQITPAQALRHPNWSMGPKITIDSATLMNKGLEVIEARWLFDVPPQNIGVVVHPQSIIHSMVQFVDGSVKAQLGLPDMRLPIQYALGWPERIANDYQRLSLPQLQSLTFSEPDFQRFPCLGLAFEALRRGGTAPAILNAANEVAVASFLDGELRFTDIPRCIERALERAEIVDSPSLDDILAADARTRKDVRREGASTN, encoded by the coding sequence ATGCTGCAGCGCACACTTACCATCCTTGGCTCGACCGGCTCGATTGGGACCCAGACGTTGGACGTTGTTCGGAGCAACCCAGCGCGGTACCGCGTTGGGTATCTGACAACCAACCGGCGTGGGGACTTGTTGGCCCAGCAGATCAAGGAGTTCCGCCCAACCGGCGTGGTGGTGTTCGACCCCGCGGTTGCCCAGCAGATCCGCCAGCAGTTCGGTGCGCAGGTGGAGGTGATGGAGGGGGAGGAAGGGGCCTGCGAGGTTGCTTCCCGCCCAGAGGTTGATGTTGTGGTCAGCGCGTTGGTGGGGTTTGCGGGGGTGCGGCCCACCATTGCGGCAATCAAACAGGGGAAGCGGATTGCGCTGGCAAACAAGGAGACGCTGGTTGCTGCTGGCGAGCCAATCGCCAAATTATTGAAGCAGCACAACGCCGAACTGATCCCCGTTGACAGCGAGCACAGCGCGATTTACCAATGCTTGGTTGGGGAGTCCGCAGCCGAGATTGAGCAGCTGATCCTGACCGCAAGCGGCGGGCCCTTCCGCGATTTTCCCGCCGACCAATTCCGCCAGATCACCCCGGCGCAAGCGCTGCGCCACCCGAACTGGAGCATGGGCCCAAAAATCACCATTGACTCCGCCACGCTGATGAACAAAGGGTTGGAGGTGATTGAAGCGCGGTGGCTGTTCGACGTGCCCCCGCAGAACATTGGGGTGGTGGTGCATCCGCAATCCATCATCCACTCCATGGTGCAATTTGTTGATGGATCGGTGAAGGCCCAGCTTGGGTTGCCCGATATGCGGCTTCCGATTCAGTACGCGCTTGGCTGGCCGGAGCGGATCGCCAACGATTACCAGCGGCTAAGCCTTCCGCAGCTGCAATCGCTGACGTTTTCCGAACCCGATTTCCAGCGGTTCCCCTGCCTGGGCCTTGCCTTCGAGGCGTTGCGCCGGGGGGGGACGGCTCCGGCAATTTTGAACGCTGCCAACGAGGTCGCAGTTGCCAGTTTTTTGGATGGAGAGCTGCGGTTTACCGACATCCCGCGCTGCATCGAGCGTGCGTTGGAGCGTGCAGAAATCGTAGATTCTCCGTCGCTGGATGATATCCTTGCCGCCGATGCACGAACGCGCAAGGATGTACGTCGGGAAGGTGCCAGTACCAACTAA
- the rseP gene encoding RIP metalloprotease RseP — translation MLEVIGEVLLYAVAFILLIGILVFVHELGHFLAARWTGMRANIFAIGMGPRLLGWNKRNGFTFGKLPEDVELGDDTDYRIAAFPIGGYVKISGMVDESMDTDYTKTEPQPYEFRSKNAWQKAFVISAGVIMNILLAILVFAGLNWLAPKQLQATSTVGPLETTGAAFEAGLRQGDSIVSINGRAIATFDQVDRIIYNDSADSDITLEVVRNGAPKQIAIRRIEIPPFSNSNRTSIIPFPAYVSVKINGLAEGMPAIAAGFQPNDSVIAVDGQPIHAAFQLSSYLSLRKNQEVAITIGRAGQVMEKRVKCDTGGKIGVMLATEYNGPKQSREMGLGESFGESISQVQNVVGNIFGMIGKLFSGQARLKDSVGGPVAIADFAKEAFSLGLDKFLYLLALLSISLAVMNILPVPALDGGHLVFIIVEAIIRREVPVKVRMVFQQAGFVLLLIFMAYVIFNDIARRI, via the coding sequence ATGCTCGAGGTAATCGGTGAAGTTCTACTCTATGCCGTGGCGTTTATCCTGCTGATCGGCATTTTGGTGTTTGTTCACGAGCTTGGCCATTTCCTGGCGGCCCGCTGGACCGGGATGCGCGCAAATATCTTTGCAATCGGAATGGGACCCCGCTTGCTTGGATGGAACAAGCGGAACGGCTTCACCTTCGGCAAGCTGCCGGAAGATGTTGAGCTGGGCGACGACACCGATTACCGAATCGCCGCATTCCCAATCGGCGGCTACGTGAAAATCTCCGGCATGGTGGACGAAAGCATGGACACCGACTACACCAAGACCGAGCCGCAGCCGTACGAGTTCCGCTCCAAAAACGCTTGGCAAAAGGCCTTTGTGATCTCCGCCGGGGTCATCATGAATATCCTGCTGGCGATTCTGGTGTTTGCCGGGCTGAATTGGTTGGCCCCAAAGCAGCTGCAAGCCACCTCCACCGTTGGCCCGTTGGAGACCACCGGCGCGGCATTCGAGGCCGGCCTGCGCCAGGGGGATAGCATCGTCAGCATCAACGGGCGGGCGATTGCCACCTTCGACCAGGTTGACCGGATCATCTACAACGACTCCGCCGACAGCGACATCACCCTGGAAGTGGTTCGCAACGGCGCGCCGAAGCAGATCGCCATTCGCCGGATAGAGATCCCACCATTCAGCAACAGCAACCGGACCTCCATCATTCCATTCCCGGCGTACGTGTCGGTGAAGATCAATGGATTGGCCGAAGGGATGCCGGCCATTGCCGCCGGTTTCCAGCCGAACGACTCCGTGATTGCCGTTGATGGCCAGCCAATCCACGCTGCCTTCCAACTTTCCAGCTACCTATCGCTGCGGAAAAACCAGGAGGTGGCGATAACGATTGGGCGCGCTGGCCAGGTGATGGAGAAACGGGTGAAATGCGACACAGGGGGGAAGATTGGGGTGATGCTGGCAACGGAGTACAACGGCCCAAAACAAAGCCGCGAAATGGGGCTTGGGGAATCCTTTGGGGAATCTATCAGCCAGGTCCAGAATGTTGTGGGGAACATCTTCGGGATGATCGGCAAACTCTTCTCTGGGCAAGCGCGGCTGAAAGATTCCGTTGGCGGCCCGGTGGCGATTGCCGACTTCGCCAAAGAAGCATTCAGCTTGGGGTTGGATAAATTCTTGTACCTGCTTGCGCTTCTCTCCATCTCCTTAGCGGTGATGAATATCCTTCCGGTTCCGGCGCTTGACGGGGGGCATTTGGTGTTCATCATCGTCGAGGCAATCATCCGCCGCGAAGTTCCGGTAAAAGTCCGCATGGTGTTCCAGCAAGCGGGCTTCGTGCTGCTGCTGATCTTCATGGCCTACGTGATTTTCAACGACATCGCCAGAAGAATATGA
- the surE gene encoding 5'/3'-nucleotidase SurE — protein sequence MRILVTNDDGIDSPGIYALAEALRGVGEVTVVAPNQQQSAVGHALTVAVPLRVHPYERNGKPFGHAVTGTPADCVKLAVDTLLPERPDIVVSGINHGRNTAVSLIYSGTVSAATEGTLLGIPSIAISLDSFSLSADFSHAAAIAAWLVPILHARRLPRGVLLNVNVPAIPQSQIKGVRIAEQGSSFWNDRYEVRHDPMGRPYYWLTGAYIPDGHSGSDDLLLTDGYVTITPIHYRLTDHTMLEELRTWGVESAAPPQE from the coding sequence ATGCGCATCCTTGTCACCAACGACGACGGCATTGACTCCCCGGGAATCTACGCGCTTGCCGAAGCATTGCGCGGGGTGGGGGAGGTCACCGTTGTTGCACCAAACCAGCAGCAATCGGCGGTTGGGCACGCGCTGACGGTTGCCGTGCCGTTGCGGGTTCACCCGTACGAACGGAACGGGAAACCGTTTGGCCACGCCGTCACCGGAACCCCAGCCGATTGCGTGAAGCTGGCGGTTGATACCCTTCTTCCCGAACGCCCCGACATTGTGGTCAGCGGGATCAACCACGGGCGGAACACCGCTGTGTCGCTGATCTACTCCGGAACCGTCAGCGCGGCCACCGAAGGGACACTGCTTGGCATCCCCTCGATCGCCATCTCGCTAGATAGTTTTTCCTTGAGTGCGGATTTTTCCCACGCTGCGGCCATTGCTGCGTGGCTTGTGCCGATTCTTCATGCGCGCCGCCTTCCCCGTGGCGTTTTGTTGAACGTGAACGTGCCGGCAATCCCCCAAAGCCAAATCAAAGGGGTGCGGATTGCCGAGCAAGGAAGCTCCTTCTGGAACGACCGCTACGAGGTCCGGCACGACCCGATGGGCCGGCCCTACTACTGGCTTACCGGAGCCTACATCCCCGACGGCCACAGCGGAAGCGATGACCTGCTTCTGACCGACGGCTACGTCACCATCACCCCAATCCACTACCGCCTAACGGACCACACCATGCTGGAAGAACTGCGAACATGGGGGGTGGAAAGTGCCGCGCCTCCGCAAGAATAA